Proteins from one Parasteatoda tepidariorum isolate YZ-2023 chromosome 4, CAS_Ptep_4.0, whole genome shotgun sequence genomic window:
- the LOC107444563 gene encoding putative uncharacterized protein DDB_G0286901: MIFYDFKAGLNQEECVQQLQLAFGDESPARATVFRWFKEFSRGRNFPQDEEHTGRPPSAWCYFISLFFLAHVKFTSSQTTTFPPSTDFTTTENSNTFATTFPSVASFATEDESTTLTAADSALPTSTVTNENNLNDATTEQPAFGRFESQRSRPSANQEIEQPQDSTNGNNGQSEEKNIAWKFTRGGNSQDIWSRPSQTNGYPQWQKEVSQPAPVQNPQPVQNAAGEANKNNEQQYVVWKPGQNNPPPGWTIEGIPEGWINAAPEGGNWGPPDSSQGGINSGGWNAAQWTNGQSSVNEDSQAEYQEDENSSNDNEASGWNNAANGGWVGPVNDAGGWTNPVAQQENGNIPPSTGWAPQNTNAPVQNGASPQNSNAPVQNGWAAPNQNPVPQNGWPAPNQNPVPPNGWATVVSNNPPPNSWPSQAVNVPTQNGWAPPAANAQPQNGWIPPAPNPQAQNGWPPGSGAPPSNQWKTQTNAPNAWKQAQPANAGAGWTQSQQPGNVWQTPPQQAGPAPQTPKVQPNTNVQWNQNAGNSWTGPQTAAKPNGNSGTWNSIPSGATTPWNNGQANVEAWNNGGSSPGIPDPSLSWKVYNEDTQTMENLDDNLGWKVVGDGGSNGWKLVDENGNVEWKIENINGEWKVTSADEVPKQTNVTSNNTEVSNSTTSANATAESSSTTPSPAGGWDDAKQGRYIVWKFSEDGKGEARVYNGGNSDPDVWTIGDNNQYWKEAVAANGANNAGPWPTNTKSAGTSGSSSQNNKNGSWNSGRSRQNPNKSRSGKGGANGNTQQNNKWKNQISGGTSQPNNGGWQTGNIASPKQQQGNSVVPQTGTASVGWQNGNNGPQTGNPQWQSNAPPATAHTTTWNNRGSTQQGVVSWQNQQPVGDWSVGQNQNAAQAGWQQGGTSVAGAGKSNVSNDQRSRARGRSKNRVRGGTSKTWKPSSNNNQNAGVSTGTTWSNANGGNPNTQPSPNPWNTQAQGGIVNAGNGLLSGWPINNNGGQNVPYIIIIKTPQVITSPGDNSNPWASQGNNKQKSSRIGASKPQANRRENGSWEMNRAGSSGWQWNPQGNRDGWKWNEGWMGSGGGFGGWVKDGNSMYTSWKPTKNNGNSGSSQRPANKRVGANGSKKNGSKMVFVFGSKKGSKGNKNQPTSGRSGKGKQVIIIDYTTGKKVPKTDENMKKDIETVIQALKSARPTGLKGSASVDTKSSTQN, translated from the exons ATGATTTTCTACGATTTTAAAGCAGGATTAAATCAAGAAGAATGCGTTCAGCAGTTGCAATTAGCATTTGGTGATGAATCTCCAGCTCGTGCTACTGTATTCAGATGGTTTAAAGAATTTAGCAGAGGTCGCAATTTTCCTCAGGATGAAGAACATACAGGAAGGCCGCCGTCGGCA tggtgttattttattagtttattttttctcgcGCATGTGAAGTTTACATCATCTCAAACAACAACTTTCCCCCCAAGTACCGACTTCACTACGACGGAAAATTCTAATACTTTTGCCACAACTTTTCCGAGTGTAGCGTCATTTGCAACTGAAGATGAGAGTACCACTTTGACAGCAGCAGACTCAGCACTTCCTACTTCAACTGTTACGaacgaaaacaatttaaacGATGCCACAACTGAGCAGCCAGCTTTTGGAAGATTTGAATCTCAGAGAAGTCGGCCATCTGCAAATCAGGAAATTGAGCAGCCTCaa gattcgACAAATGGCAACAATGGGCAgagtgaggaaaaaaatatcgcaTGGAAATTCACTCGTGGTGGCAACAGTCAAGATATCTGGTCGCGTCCATCCCAAACTAATGGGTATCCTCAATGGCAAAAGGAAGTATCACAACCAGCGCCTGTTCAAAATCCACAGCCTGTTCAAAATGCTGCAGGGGAAGCTAACAAAAATAACGAACAACAGTATGTTGTTTGGAAACCGGGGCAAAATAACCCACCACCTGGTTGGACCATAG aaggtATCCCTGAAGGCTGGATAAATGCAGCTCCTGAAGGTGGAAATTGGGGTCCTCCTGACTCTTCACAAGGCGGAATTAATTCTGGTGGGTGGAATGCTGCTCAATGGACGAATGGCCAATCGTCTGTAAACGAAGATTCTCAAGCCGAGTATCAAGAAGATGAGAATTCCTCAAATGATAACGAAGCTTCTGGGTGGAATAATGCAGCTAATGGTGGATGGGTGGGTCCAGTAAATGATGCGGGTGGCTGGACAAATCCAGTCGCTCAACAAGAAAACGGAAATATCCCTCCTTCAACTGGGTGGGCTCCTCAAAATACTAATGCTCCTGTTCAAAACGGGGCATCTCCACAAAATTCAAATGCACCTGTACAAAATGGATGGGCAGCACCAAATCAAAATCCTGTTCCTCAAAATGGATGGCCGGCTCCAAACCAGAACCCTGTTCCTCCAAACGGTTGGGCAACAGTAGTTTCAAATAATCCTCCCCCTAATAGTTGGCCTTCTCAAGCTGTAAACGTTCCTACTCAAAATGGGTGGGCTCCTCCCGCTGCAAATGCTCAACCTCAAAATGGTTGGATACCTCCAGCACCTAATCCTCAAGCACAAAATGGATGGCCTCCTGGGTCCGGCGCTCCTCCCTCAAACCAATGGAAGACTCAAACAAACGCTCCAAATGCATGGAAACAAGCACAACCTGCAAATGCTGGGGCTGGTTGGACTCAATCTCAACAACCAGGTAATGTATGGCAAACACCACCTCAACAAGCAGGTCCTGCACCTCAAACACCCAAAGTACAACCTAATACTAATGTACAATGGAATCAAAATGCAGGAAATAGTTGGACTGGACCTCAAACTGCTGCAAAACCAAATGGAAACTCTGGAACATGGAATTCAATTCCAAGCGGAGCAACTACTCCGTGGAATAACGGACAGGCGAATGTTGAAGCCTGGAACAATGGAGGATCCTCCCCTGGTATACCAGACCCATCTCTCTCATGGAAGGTTTATAATGAAGACACTCAAACTATGGAAAATTTAGATGATAATTTGGGATGGAAAGTTGTAGGTGATGGGGGATCAAATGGTTGGAAACTGGTAGATGAAAATGGAAATGTTGAatggaaaattgaaaatattaatggcGAATGGAAAGTTACAAGTGCTGATGAAGTTCCTAAACAAACAAACGTTACTTCAAACAATACAGAAGTTTCAAATTCGACAACTTCTGCAAATGCTACAGCTGAATCATCGTCTACTACACCATCACCAGCTGGGGGTTGGGATGATGCTAAACAAGGCCGGTACATTGTTTGGAAATTCTCAGAGGATGGCAAAGGAGAAGCTCGAGTTTACAATGGTGGAAATTCAGATCCTGATGTGTGGACCATTGGCGACAATAATCAATATTGGAAAGAAGCAGTCGCTGCAAATGGAGCAAATAATGCAGGACCTTGGCCAACAAATACTAAGTCGGCTGGAACTTCTGGAAGCAGCagtcaaaataacaaaaatggaaGTTGGAACTCGGGTAGAAGTCGACAAAATCCAAATAAGTCTCGTTCGGGGAAAGGTGGTGCTAACGGTAATACGCAGCAAAACAACAAATGGAAAAACCAAATAAGTGGCGGAACCTCTCAACCTAACAACGGAGGCTGGCAAACGGGTAACATTGCATCACCAAAACAGCAGCAAGGAAACAGTGTCGTTCCTCAAACTGGAACAGCATCAGTTGGGTGGCAAAATGGAAATAATGGTCCTCAAACTGGAAATCCTCAATGGCAATCAAATGCTCCACCAGCAACAGCCCACACAACTACTTGGAACAACAGAGGTTCAACTCAACAAGGAGTAGTAAGTTGGCAAAATCAACAGCCAGTAGGTGACTGGAGTGTAGGACAGAATCAAAACGCAGCACAAGCTGGTTGGCAACAAGGAGGAACTTCTGTAGCAGGTGCAGGGAAGAGTAACGTTTCAAATGATCAAAGAAGTAGGGCAAGGGGTAGGTCAAAGAACCGTGTACGAGGTGGTACTTCAAAAACTTGGAAACCAAGCAGCAATAACAATCAAAATGCTGGTGTCTCTACTGGAACGACATGGAGTAACGCTAACGGAGGAAATCCAAATACACAACCTTCCCCAAATCCTTGGAATACTCAGGCTCAAGGGGGCATTGTGAATGCGGGGAACGGATTATTAAGTGGATGGCCAATTAATAACAATGGAGGACAAAATGTGccatatattataattattaaaacacctCAAGTCATTACATCACCTGGCGATAATTCAAACCCATGGGCATCACAAGGGAATAACAAGCAGAAGAGTTCCCGAATTGGAGCAAGTAAGCCTCAAGCAAATCGTCGTGAAAACGGAAGTTGGGAAATGAACAGAGCTGGAAGTAGTGGCTGGCAATGGAATCCTCAAGGAAATAGAGATGGCTGGAAATGGAATGAAGGGTGGATGGGATCAGGTGGTGGATTCGGTGGGTGGGTAAAAGATGGAAATTCAATGTACACTAGCTGGAAACCAACGAAAAACAATGGCAATTCTGGGTCTTCTCAAAGACCAGCCAATAAGAGAGTGGGTGCAAACGGAAGCAAGAAAAACGGTAGTAAAATGGTGTTTGTTTTTGGTTCAAAGAAAGGGtctaaaggaaataaaaatcaaccAACTTCTGGGCGATCAGGGAAAGGTAAACAGGTTATAATTATAGACTACACAACAGGCAAGAAAGTCCCAAAAACTGATGAAAATATGAAGAAGGATATCGAAACAGTAATTCAAGCTCTTAAGTCTGCAAGACCGACTGGCCTAAAAGGAAGCGCTTCGGTAGATACTAAATCTAGTACTCAAAACTAA